A DNA window from Kitasatospora atroaurantiaca contains the following coding sequences:
- a CDS encoding TIR-like protein FxsC has product MYGDPGGWDEDTARPYFFLSYAHTPRAGTRGAGDPNHWVSKLYEDLCEAVLQLTDLPEGAPVGFMDQSMHQGQLWAQRLSQELASCRVFVPLYSPRYFNSVACGQEWHSFTQRPVYPERQTSERTSGIVPVLWVAMGQYQLPEVASQLQFNHSSFGPDYAAEGLYALMKLSYFRSAYELAVYRLAKRIVDVAEDTVIPVGRPLDFQSQPSAFKAAAPTKRLRISVFSYKQSELPDGRNPDYYGPNRVDWHPYQPRAGRPLAEHAVRLAKQLGFHPSVHEFDQEAPELLASAEPAAPGVLLLDRWALRDEQRREIVRKFDRSNPPWVSVLEPWNSEDPDCVAQDRQLGELSTQTLRFKHREAKPSFQGDSSGLATLEEFEDALPRAAMRAKYAFEDRAKSTQGRPGAPRPSLREAFGGEPRTVNEPRTVNEPRSRRPGTGRGEPGSDEEGGSPPGAAFGGGEA; this is encoded by the coding sequence GTGTACGGCGACCCTGGGGGTTGGGACGAGGACACGGCGCGGCCGTACTTCTTTCTCAGCTACGCGCACACACCGCGCGCCGGCACCCGGGGAGCGGGCGATCCGAACCACTGGGTGAGCAAGCTCTACGAGGACCTCTGCGAGGCGGTTCTGCAGCTCACCGACCTGCCGGAGGGCGCGCCGGTCGGCTTCATGGACCAGTCGATGCACCAGGGCCAGTTGTGGGCGCAGCGGCTCTCCCAGGAGCTGGCGAGCTGCCGGGTGTTCGTCCCGCTCTACTCGCCGCGCTACTTCAACAGCGTGGCCTGCGGCCAGGAGTGGCACTCCTTCACCCAGCGCCCGGTCTACCCGGAACGGCAGACCTCGGAGCGGACCAGCGGAATCGTTCCGGTGCTCTGGGTGGCCATGGGCCAGTACCAGCTGCCGGAGGTCGCCAGCCAACTCCAGTTCAACCACAGCAGTTTCGGCCCGGACTACGCGGCCGAGGGCCTGTATGCGCTGATGAAGCTCAGCTACTTCCGCTCCGCGTACGAGCTGGCCGTGTACCGGCTGGCCAAGCGGATCGTGGATGTCGCGGAGGACACCGTGATCCCGGTCGGCCGCCCGCTGGACTTCCAGTCGCAGCCGAGCGCCTTCAAGGCCGCCGCGCCGACGAAGCGGCTGAGGATCTCGGTGTTCTCGTACAAGCAGTCGGAGCTGCCGGACGGCCGGAACCCGGACTACTACGGTCCCAACCGGGTGGACTGGCACCCGTACCAGCCGCGGGCCGGACGGCCGTTGGCCGAGCACGCGGTGCGGCTGGCGAAGCAGCTGGGGTTCCACCCGAGCGTCCATGAGTTCGACCAGGAGGCGCCGGAGCTCCTGGCGAGCGCCGAGCCGGCCGCGCCCGGGGTGCTGCTGCTGGACCGCTGGGCCTTGCGGGATGAACAACGCCGGGAGATCGTAAGGAAGTTCGACCGGAGCAACCCGCCCTGGGTGAGCGTTCTGGAGCCGTGGAACTCGGAGGATCCGGACTGCGTCGCGCAGGACCGGCAGCTGGGTGAACTCAGCACCCAGACACTGCGGTTCAAGCATCGGGAGGCGAAGCCGAGCTTCCAGGGCGACTCCTCCGGGCTGGCCACCCTCGAGGAGTTCGAGGACGCCCTGCCGAGGGCGGCCATGCGGGCCAAGTACGCGTTCGAGGACCGGGCCAAGAGCACTCAGGGCAGGCCGGGTGCGCCGAGGCCCAGCCTGCGGGAGGCCTTCGGCGGTGAGCCCAGAACGGTCAACGAGCCCAGAACGGTCAATGAGCCCAGATCGAGGCGGCCCGGGACGGGCCGCGGCGAGCCGGGTAGTGATGAGGAAGGCGGCTCTCCCCCGGGGGCCGCTTTCGGGGGAGGAGAGGCATGA
- the fxsT gene encoding FxSxx-COOH system tetratricopeptide repeat protein, which produces MRAEGVATAESESHANEDRNGRIVTFYSYKGGTGRTMALANTAWILAANGFRVLTVDWDLEAPGLAKFFRPFLDQAALAGTTGMMDLITEYREEALREVDHAPGWHEDFARVHPHALSLSWQFFPPGGSLDFLSAGQPNRDYSETVGRLDWDLFYERFDGGQFFDALKRDMSRRYDYVLIDSRTGLSDIAEICTVQMPDDLVVCFTLSDQSIEGASKIAQHINDRYRDRGIRILPVPMRIDEGEKEKADAGRALARLRFGGLPEGLADEDLAQYWGSVEIPYRPFYAYEEILATFGDQVGTPTSMLAACERLTSVLTRGRVAGLPPVDEDVRLHWVDAYTRRRPTVPADLYLSYVPEDRMWADWIAAVLEGAGFRVVPRDLGAGADSRSETERGIDAAYRTVAVFSAAYLRSPQARALWDSMAGFDPAGTRRQLVPVRVSDVRLTAPFNSRNPVDLVGRDETQAAVTLLRALGRADAVLDEATAEIPRFPGTKPSYWSVPQRNPSFTGRAKVLDDLRDQLVGGPTVVLPTPQTLYGLGGVGKTQLALEYAHRYMSHYDLVWWIDAEQTELIPSALAELATRLGLRVGDSVNEAAEAAREALRRGTPTSRWLLIFDNADEPGEIRRYFPGGSGHILVTSRNQAWSGQAGVLGVDVFTRGESVEHLCRRTRGLSRHDADRVAEAVGDLPLAVEVAAAWLDTTRTPVDTYVAQLHAEATKALAVGRPADYPTPVGATWNVSIARLREQSPAAVRLLQLCAFFAPEPISMDLFYSDQMIRALVQYDEDLSDTFMLGKVIQAVGRYALAKVDAASNSFQVHRLVQAVVRSEMSDADREAAMHEVHRILVGARPVLGDTDNPANWPRFEKIWPHLAPSRAQDCDERETRELLIDRVRYLWKRTDLDRARRLAEQLDATWVDRLVGERDDSERRNLRRQILSLNFQLANVLRSQGNYADALALDESTLAGQRELLGEHNPYTLMTAGSLGADLRALGRFQDALDLDLETYSQFRELFGDDNPRTLSIANNLAIDHRLVGDSEAARDLDQETWDRRKAVLGLSHPYTLSSKSNLARDLREIGDYKGSIELLREVTVDLDAVLQPDLPENLRNAKSLAVSLRRDGQLREARQITTQTYERYLDRYGAEAADTLACALNLAADHSASGDKEAARDLATTVYDGHRRLFGDEHPFTLACENNLGIYLRGSGDVEEAIRRGRHTVAGLQRVLGPDHPFTLNAMINLANAYGEDGQLAKAEEMERAAYAGLCNRYSPSHPDAIACEANLGVTLRKAGRLAQATELRDHAVSELLRLFGEEHPNTVSARGWKRINRDLEPQPV; this is translated from the coding sequence ATGCGCGCCGAGGGCGTCGCCACCGCGGAGTCGGAGTCGCACGCCAACGAGGACCGGAACGGCCGGATCGTCACCTTCTACTCGTACAAGGGCGGCACCGGCCGGACCATGGCGCTGGCCAACACGGCCTGGATCCTCGCCGCCAACGGGTTCCGGGTGCTCACCGTGGACTGGGACCTTGAGGCGCCCGGTCTGGCGAAGTTCTTCCGCCCCTTCCTCGACCAGGCCGCCCTCGCCGGCACGACCGGCATGATGGACCTGATCACCGAGTACCGGGAGGAGGCGCTCCGCGAGGTCGACCACGCCCCCGGCTGGCACGAGGACTTCGCCCGCGTCCACCCGCACGCCCTCTCGCTCTCCTGGCAGTTCTTCCCGCCCGGCGGCAGCCTGGACTTCCTCTCGGCGGGCCAGCCGAACCGGGACTACTCCGAGACCGTGGGCCGGCTCGACTGGGACCTCTTCTACGAGCGCTTCGACGGCGGCCAGTTCTTCGACGCGCTCAAGCGCGACATGAGCCGGCGCTACGACTACGTCCTGATCGACAGCCGTACCGGGCTCTCCGACATCGCCGAGATCTGCACCGTGCAGATGCCCGACGACCTGGTGGTCTGCTTCACGCTGAGCGACCAGAGCATCGAGGGCGCCTCGAAGATCGCCCAGCACATCAACGACCGCTACCGCGACCGGGGCATCCGGATCCTGCCGGTGCCGATGCGGATCGACGAGGGTGAGAAGGAGAAGGCCGACGCCGGGCGGGCGCTGGCCCGGCTGCGGTTCGGCGGCCTGCCCGAGGGGCTGGCGGACGAGGACCTCGCCCAGTACTGGGGCTCGGTGGAGATCCCGTACCGGCCGTTCTACGCCTACGAGGAGATCCTGGCCACCTTCGGCGACCAGGTCGGCACACCGACCTCGATGCTGGCCGCCTGCGAGCGGCTGACCTCGGTGCTCACCCGGGGCCGGGTCGCCGGCCTGCCGCCGGTGGACGAGGACGTCCGGCTGCACTGGGTGGACGCCTACACCCGGCGCCGCCCGACCGTCCCCGCCGACCTCTACCTCAGCTACGTGCCCGAGGACCGCATGTGGGCCGACTGGATCGCCGCCGTCCTGGAAGGCGCCGGATTCCGGGTGGTGCCGCGGGACCTGGGCGCCGGGGCCGACTCGCGCTCGGAGACCGAGCGGGGCATCGACGCCGCGTACCGGACCGTCGCGGTGTTCTCCGCCGCGTACCTGCGCTCGCCGCAGGCCCGGGCGCTCTGGGACTCGATGGCCGGGTTCGACCCGGCGGGTACGCGGCGCCAGCTGGTGCCCGTCCGGGTCAGCGACGTCCGGCTCACCGCGCCCTTCAACAGCCGCAACCCCGTCGACCTGGTCGGCCGGGACGAGACCCAGGCCGCCGTCACCCTGCTGCGCGCACTCGGCCGGGCCGACGCGGTGCTCGACGAGGCGACCGCGGAGATCCCGCGCTTCCCCGGCACCAAGCCCTCGTACTGGTCCGTGCCGCAGCGCAACCCGTCCTTCACCGGCCGGGCCAAGGTGCTCGACGACCTGCGGGACCAGCTGGTCGGCGGGCCGACGGTGGTGCTGCCCACGCCGCAGACCCTGTACGGCCTCGGCGGCGTCGGCAAGACCCAGCTGGCGCTGGAGTACGCGCACCGGTACATGTCGCACTACGACCTGGTCTGGTGGATCGACGCCGAACAGACCGAGCTGATCCCCTCGGCGCTGGCCGAGCTGGCCACCAGGCTGGGGCTGCGGGTCGGCGACAGCGTCAACGAGGCCGCCGAGGCGGCGCGCGAGGCACTGCGCCGGGGCACCCCGACCTCCCGCTGGCTGCTGATCTTCGACAACGCCGACGAGCCCGGCGAGATCCGCCGGTACTTCCCCGGCGGGTCCGGCCACATCCTGGTGACCTCGCGCAACCAGGCCTGGTCCGGCCAGGCCGGGGTGCTCGGGGTGGACGTCTTCACCCGCGGCGAGAGCGTCGAGCACCTGTGCCGACGCACCCGCGGGCTCTCCCGGCACGACGCCGACCGGGTCGCCGAGGCGGTCGGCGACCTGCCGCTTGCCGTCGAGGTCGCGGCCGCCTGGCTGGACACCACCCGTACCCCCGTCGACACTTATGTCGCCCAGCTGCACGCCGAGGCCACCAAGGCCCTCGCGGTCGGCCGCCCGGCCGACTACCCGACGCCCGTCGGCGCCACCTGGAACGTCTCGATCGCCCGGCTGCGCGAACAGTCCCCTGCGGCCGTACGGCTGTTGCAGCTCTGCGCCTTCTTCGCGCCCGAGCCGATCTCGATGGACCTCTTCTACAGCGACCAGATGATCCGTGCCCTGGTCCAGTACGACGAGGACCTCAGCGACACCTTCATGCTCGGCAAGGTGATCCAGGCCGTCGGCCGGTACGCGCTGGCCAAGGTGGACGCCGCCAGCAACAGCTTCCAGGTGCACCGGCTGGTGCAGGCCGTGGTCCGCTCCGAGATGAGCGACGCCGACCGGGAGGCCGCGATGCACGAGGTGCACCGCATCCTGGTCGGCGCGCGCCCGGTGCTCGGCGACACCGACAACCCGGCCAACTGGCCCCGCTTCGAGAAGATCTGGCCGCACCTCGCCCCGTCCAGGGCCCAGGACTGCGACGAGCGGGAGACCCGCGAGCTGCTGATCGACCGCGTCCGCTACCTCTGGAAGCGCACCGACCTGGACCGCGCCCGGCGGCTCGCCGAGCAGCTCGACGCCACCTGGGTCGACCGGCTGGTCGGGGAGCGGGACGACTCCGAGCGCCGCAACCTTCGCCGCCAGATCCTCAGCCTCAACTTCCAGCTCGCCAACGTGCTCCGCTCCCAGGGCAACTACGCCGACGCCCTGGCGCTGGACGAGAGCACCCTGGCCGGCCAGCGGGAGCTGCTGGGCGAGCACAACCCGTACACCCTGATGACCGCCGGCTCGCTCGGCGCCGACCTGCGAGCACTCGGCCGCTTCCAGGACGCCCTCGACCTGGACCTCGAAACCTACAGCCAGTTCCGGGAGTTGTTCGGCGACGACAACCCCCGCACGCTTTCCATCGCCAACAACCTGGCCATCGACCACCGCCTGGTCGGCGACAGCGAGGCCGCGCGCGACCTCGACCAGGAGACCTGGGACCGCCGGAAGGCGGTGCTCGGCCTGAGCCACCCGTACACCCTCTCCAGCAAGTCCAACCTGGCCCGCGACCTGCGGGAGATCGGCGACTACAAGGGCTCCATCGAGCTGCTGCGCGAGGTCACCGTCGACCTCGACGCCGTCCTCCAGCCCGACCTGCCGGAGAACCTGCGCAACGCCAAGTCCCTCGCGGTCTCGCTGCGCCGCGACGGGCAGCTGCGCGAGGCACGCCAGATCACCACTCAGACGTACGAGCGCTACCTCGACCGCTACGGCGCCGAGGCGGCGGACACGCTGGCCTGCGCGCTCAACCTGGCCGCCGACCACAGCGCCTCCGGCGACAAGGAGGCCGCCCGCGACCTCGCCACCACCGTCTACGACGGGCACCGGCGGCTCTTCGGCGACGAGCACCCCTTCACCCTGGCCTGTGAGAACAACCTGGGCATCTACCTGCGCGGCAGCGGGGACGTCGAGGAGGCGATCCGGCGCGGCCGGCACACCGTCGCCGGGCTGCAGCGGGTGCTCGGCCCGGACCACCCGTTCACCCTCAACGCGATGATCAACCTGGCCAACGCGTACGGCGAGGACGGCCAGCTGGCCAAGGCGGAGGAGATGGAGCGGGCCGCGTACGCCGGTCTGTGCAACCGCTACAGCCCCAGCCACCCGGACGCCATCGCCTGCGAGGCCAACCTCGGGGTCACCCTCCGCAAGGCCGGCCGGCTCGCCCAGGCCACCGAGCTGCGCGACCACGCGGTGTCCGAGCTGCTCCGGCTGTTCGGGGAGGAGCACCCCAACACGGTGTCGGCGCGGGGCTGGAAGCGCATCAACCGGGACCTGGAGCCGCAGCCCGTGTAG